The Clostridia bacterium DNA window GGCATCCGTTTCATCCTTTGGCTTTCCGAAAATTTCATTTCCCGACACCACCACCGAATCACAGCCAATCACCAATGTATCTTCAGGCTTGCCAAGACTTTGATAGACACTCTCTGCTTTACGCTTAGACAACGCCTCCACAAGCATGGCAGGATTTGTTATGTCCGAGCTTTCGTCCGCATCACTAACCACAATTTCAAACTGCAGATCCAAATTTTCCAATATTTCACGTCGTCGGGGCGACGCAGAAGCTAAAATAATATGCATATCTTTTTGTCCTTTGCTCTTTTTTATTATTGTAACAGATTTTTTTGAAATTTTCAATAAAAATATTGACATTCGCATATTTTAATGATATAATACGAAATCATAAAAGGGAGTAGCTTCCGTTTTCCAAGCGGATTCCGATGTCGTCATTACGATTGCTATAACAGCAATCCGTATCGGTTTTGAAAAAGCGAGACTTTTATTGCATTTCGCAATAAAAGTCTCTTTTTTTATTACAGAAAGGAGTTTTTTATGGATTTTTACACTTTAACCAAGCAAGAAACCGTTAAGCAAACACAATCTTCTTTAACAGGGCTTACGGAGCACGAGGCACAAAAGCGGTTGCAGAAAAACGGTAAAAACGAACTGAAGGACACCGAGCAAAAAGGCCTGATTGCTGTTTTTCTAAGTCAATTTAAAGATTTTTTGGTTATTATCCTGATTATCGCGGCAGTTATTTCCATGTTTTTAGGCGATATAGAAAGCTCCGTCGTTATTCTGGCAGTTATCACCGTCAATGCAATTTTAGGCACGGTTCAGGAGCTTAAAGCGCAAGCCTCCTTAAACAGCTTAAAAGCAATGTCCTCCCCTTCTGCAAAGGTATATCGTGACGGTCAGCTTCGGGTAATTGACAAAAGTGATTTGGTTGTGGGTGATGTGGTGCTTGTTGAAGCCGGTGACTACATTGCCGCAGACGGCAGAATTTTAGACAATGCCAGCTTAAAATCAGACGAAAGCTCTTTAACGGGCGAAAGTGTTCCGGTAGAGAAAGAGGATACCGATATACACGAAGAAAAACCCTTAGGAGACCGCAAAAACATGCTGTATTCCGGAAGCTTTGCCACCTACGGCAGAGCCACCATTCTGGTAACGGCGATAGGCATGCAGACCGAAATCGGTAAAATTGCAACTCTGCTCCAAAACACAAAAGAAAAGAAAACTCCGCTTCAGGCTTCGCTTGACAACTTTGGCAAAGTGTTATCCATCGGTATTCTCTTCATTTGCGCTTTGGTATTTATGCTTTCCGTTTTTCGCGGTGAACCGATGCAGGATGCATTTATTTTTGCTGTTGCGTTAGCGGTTGCCGCAATTCCTGAGGCGTTAAGTTCTATCGTTACCATCGTACTCAGTGGCGGTACACAAAAGCTTGCCAGAGAAAATGCAATTATCCGTAAGCTTCAAGCCGTAGAGGGTTTAGGTAGTGTTTCTGTTATCTGCTCGGACAAAACAGGTACGCTTACCCAGAACAAAATGTCTGTTCAGAAGCTGTTTTTTGATGGAGAAATCGTAGACAAGGATGCCACTCTTACAGAGCGACAGGCACAGCTTGTTATAGACGGTGCTCTTTGTAACGATGCAAAGGATAAGGACGGTCAGGAAATTGGCGACCCCACAGAGGTTGCACTTATTCAATTTTCAAATAAGCATAATCTTCATTATGAAGAAGTACAGACAAAGTATCCCAGACTTGCGGAAATTCCTTTTGACTCCCACCGTAAGCTGATGAGTACCGTACACAAAATTGGCCCCAATTACAAAATGTTGACCAAAGGTGCGACCGACGTATTGCTGCCCCGCATCTTAGAAATGAAAACCGCTGACGGTAAAAAAACTTTTACAGCCGAGGATGCCGAAAAGGTAATGCAAGCAAATCTTACCTTTTCCGAAAACGGACTTCGCGTACTTTGTGTTTGCGAAAAAGATGTTCCTGATTTAAACATAACCGTAGAGGATGAAAACGGATACATTCTGTTAGGTCTGATTGCCATGCAGGACCCGCCGCGTGCCGAATCAAAGGATGCGGTTGCGAAATGTAAATCGGCAGGAATCACGCCGGTTATGATTACAGGCGACCATCTGATTACCGCCTGTGCCATTGCAAAAGAAATCGGTATTTTAACCGATGATAAGCGCGGTGTTGAGGGCAAAGAAATTGAAAAAATGACCGACGAAGAACTGAAAGATTTTGTAAAGGATGTTGCTGTGTATGCCAGAGTTTCACCCGAACACAAAATCCGTATTGTCAATGCATGGCAGTCCTCAGGTTATATCGTTTCCATGACCGGAGACGGCGTTAACGATGCGCCCGCTTTAAAGCAGGCAGATGTTGGTGTTGCCATGGGTATTACCGGCAGTGAAGTGGCAAAGGATGCCGCATCTATGGTGCTGACTGACGATAACTTCGCAACCATCGTAAAAGCTATTGAAAATGGCAGAAACATTTATAATAACATTCAAAAAACCATTCAATTCTTGCTTTCGGGCAACCTTGCCGCAATTATCACCGTTCTTTTTGCATCTCTTTGCGCGCTTCCGGTTCCGTTCATGGCAGTTCATTTACTGTTTATCAATCTTTTAACCGACAGCCTGCCGGCTATTGCCCTGGGCGTGGAGCCACATAACGATGCGGTAATGCTCGAAAAACCGCGTCCGAAAAAGCAATCTATTCTTACGAAAAAAATCCTTGCAAGCATAGGTCTTGAGGGCTTTGTTATTTCTGTTGCTACAATTGTCGCTTATTTGTTCGGTCTGCAAAGCAGTCCTGAAACAGCAAGTACCATGGCTTTTGCCACGCTTTGTTTATCCCGTCTTTTCCACGGCTTTAACTGTAAGCAAGACATGCCTTTGTGGTTCAGCAAAAAACTATTGAACAATAAAAGCTTACTTTATGCTTTCGGAATCGGCTTACTCTGCCTGAATGCCGTATTGTTCATTCCGTTCCTGCACGGTATATTTGAGGTATCTACATTAAAAACTGTTGAAGTCCTTTGTATTTACGGATTTGCTTTCGGCACATTCCTTGTCATTCAGCTTTTAAAATCAGTACGAAAAATTTTAAAGAAATAACATAAAAGGGAATGTAAAAAAAGTCCGAATCGCAAAAACGCGAGTATAAAGGCGAACAAAGTTTGTGCAAACGCACGAGAAAGACACGAAATGAAGAAAACACGCAAAATTTCGCGTGTTTTCTTTTGATAAATGCGTTTTTGCTATTCCCTAAAAAAGGGCTGTAATAAATTTACAGCCCCTTTTTATACGCCTTCATATGTGAATGGCGGAATAAAACTTTCTTTTGCTGCCTCTTTTCCCTGAACAAACGCATTTTCTATGCCGATACGCAATGCATACCGTATCACACTAGCATATTCGGCATCCGTGACCGTTCTGTTCAGCTCTGCAAATTCTGCAGGGATTTTATAAGGCGTAAACTGTCGCATAATGCTCAGCAAAATTTTATCATCATAGGTTTGGTGTAAATATTTAAGTATGGCTTTGGAATCTATCACACAGCCCGGTAAGATCAGGTGGCGAACAATGACACCTTTTTTCAGCATGCCGTTTTCAAAAACAGGACGAGGTTGATGTAAAACCATTTTATGTACTGCTTTTTTAGCAATCTCTGCATAATTTGAAGCTTTAGAATATTGTTCAGACAGCCGCGCAGACATATACTTAAAATCGGTCAGATAGACATCCACAATTCCGCTGAGGCTTTCTATCGTTTCCTCTGTTTCGTAACCGCTTGTGTTATAAACAATCGGCAATAAAAGGCCTTTTTCTCTTGCCAGCTTAACCGCATATATAATCTGCGGTACAAAATGCGTTGGGGTCACCAGATTGATGTTTTCTGCACCCTTTCCCTGCAATTCGATAAAAATGTCCGCAAGACGCTGATTGGATACCGCTTTGCCCGCATCGCCCATGGAGATTTCCCGATTCTGACAGTATACACAACGCATGGAGCAACCCGAAAAAAACACGGTCCCCGAGCCTTTTTTGCCTGAAATACAAGGCTCCTCCCAAAAATGAAGTGCCGCCCGGGACAGTCTTACGGTTTCCGTTTCACCGCAAACACCTTTCTGTCCGTTAGAGCGATCCGCACCGCAATTTCGAGGACAGAGCGTACAGCTATGCATCATACAAAAACCTCTCTGCAATGCGGATTTTTTCTTCATGTCCGTCACAATTTAAAAATGTCACACTTCCCTGTTGTTCTTCAGGTGCCTGCAACATAAGTAATTCGATCCGTCGTTTTGCTTCTTTTGCGGTGCCCAATCCACCGTCGTACACCTTAACATTTCCGCCAAGCGCTTTAACAATCGCTTCTTTTGCGTGCGGATAATGGGTACAGCCCAGCACGACCGAATCAATTTTATCTTTCGGGATATCCTTAAATAAATTTTGCAGGTAGCTATCAATTTCTTCGCCCGAAACATGACCTTCATCAATAATTTCCATTAAGCCCGGACACGGCAGACAGATTATTTCAGCATTATCGGTTGCTACCCTTGATAAAAGTGCTTCAAACTTTTCCTGCTTCAGGGTAAGGGGCGTTGCTAAAATCAAAACGGTCGGGTCAGCTTTTTCTGTTACAGCGGGTTTTACCGCAGGTTCAATGCCAACCAGCGGAAAATCGGGATACATTTCACGCAATGCGCGCACCGCTGCACCGGTTGCTGTGTTGCATGCAACTACCAATGCTTTTACACCCATTTCCATCAGCATTCTTGTATTCTTTATCGTAATTTCGCGCACCTCCTGCATGGTTTTCGTACCGTAAGGTGCATTGTCAAAATCCCCGAAATATATGAATTTCTCATTAGGCATCAGCTTTACCAGTTCCTTTAATACGCTGATACCGCCGATTCCAGAATCTAAAACCGCAATCGGTTGGTTAGCTTTCGTCATCTTTCTGTCCTTTCTGAAACAAGCTGTGAAGCTTTGCTTTCATAGTGTCTTTTGTCGCATGGGTTTCGGCAGAATCTACCGTTACCGACAGCACATCTCCTTCTTCTAAAAAGTTAAAGAGTGCTTTATCCACCTGCCCCGAGACACCATTATCATTCTGTAAAACTACAAACTTTTCAGTTATGCGATCCACTGTATAACGCATTTTATTTCCTCCAGTACACACCATCCGTTTTCAAAAGCAAATTTCCATGCAAATCGGTACGGTAAACCTTTGCACCATTTTTTTCGAGACTCTTTACAACCTCTTCGTCCGGATTTTCATACTTTCCTTCCGGTCCGTCCGCTGAAATCAAAGCAATTTCAGGCGAAACCGCCTGCAAAAATTTCTCAGAGCTTGAAGACTCCGAGCCATGATGACACACCTTGAGTACATCCGCTTTTAATTTTTTCCCGTAACGCTTTAACATTTCTTTTTCTGAGAGCTTTTCCGCATCGCCAGTAAACAAAAACGTTTTTTCTTTGTACTTTAACTGTAAAACCGCACTATAATTGTTCAGCGAGCTGTATTCATCAGAGCAGGGTGCTAAAAAAACACCGCTATATTCTTTATCATACAACACAACATCCGCTTTTGCCTGCTTAACCGTAACATTTTCTGTTTCCAGCAAATCCAGAAGCTGTTCATAGGTTTTTGTGGTATGCACCACATCCGGCAAGTACATCTGTCCCACATCAAATGAAGCTATAATTTGCGGAAGTCCGCCAATATGGTCGCTGTGCGGATGTGTAGCAATTACGGTATCTATACGTTCATATCCAAGATTTCTGATATAAGCAACAATATCTTCTCCATTCCAGGACTCTCCGCCGTCAATCAACAAGGTCTCTCCGTCCGGAAGTTCTACAAACAAGGATTCCGCATCATCCACATCAATCATGTGCACCGCCAAAATTCCTTCTGTAGACACAGCATCCCTGACACTTGTCTGCGCACAACCGCATAAACAAAGAATCACACACAGTAAGATTACAGCACAAGCACGGTTAAACTTCATAATAAACGCCCCCTTCATGCACTTATCTTGCCGTGAAAAACAAGGTTTATGCATCAGTTTCATCCGATTCCACAGTAGGGATAAACTGTTTGGCAAATTTCCCCTTGCCACGCGTTTTAACATAAAAGAACCCAATAACGCTGAAAACAACTGCTCCGATAAAGTTTACAATCAGATCCTTCATAGTATCGTAAATTCCTACGTCCAGATAGCCGTTTAACGGAAGAACACTGCCATTTACGGTTGTTTGTGTGATATTTTCAATAACCACCGGCTGATTTAAATTATCGGGATTGAGCATAACCGAAGAAATGTATGTAAACACATGGTCTTTTTGCATATCGGTATGCAAAAGCATATCTGCACCGAATTCAAAGAATTCCCAAAGTACACCTATCGTCATAGAAAAGCAAAAAGCAACAATTGCCAGAAAGAACGGGGACAACTGCATTTTGATGTTGCTGTCCCGGTTCAAGATATCCAAAAGTGCAAAACCGATGGCGGCACACAAAAAGCCGTTTACGGTATGGAGCATTGTATCCCAGAACGGGATTTTGGTATAAAAGCTTCCGATTTCGCCCAGAATTTCTGCACAGAAAATAAACACCAGAATAATGCTTTCCAGTACAGACGGCAAAGAAACCTGTAATTTATGCTTTATAATTGCAGGTGCAAACATTAAAAGCATTGTCATCAGGCATACAAATACATTTTCGTACCTGCCACGGATAAATGCAACCACTGCCACCAGAACAATAAAAATACGAAGAATAATAAAGATTGCATATGTGGCTTTGTTTTTCCGCATCTTTTGCCGGATTTCAAGAGCCTCCTGCTTTCTCTGTTCCTTTTTAGATTCTCCCATATAATGCTTCCTTTCTTACTCGGTAATCAGCCCTGCACTTACAATGCTGTCTTTTACTGCAACAATTTCCTGACCTTTTTTATATATACGCGGGACACGCTCACCCACCGCACAAAGGATTTCATAGCCAATTGTATGATTCAGGCGTGCTAATGCTTCCGCATCGATTTTTTCCACACCCTCTGTGCCCATAACCGTTACAACATCACCTACCCTGATTGTTTCAATTTCGCTCACATCCACCATAAGCTGATCCATACACACGCGTCCTACGATGGGTGCTCTATGACCGTTAACCAGAAGATATGCGCCGTTTTTGCTGTTTGATCTCCAATAACCGTCTGCATATCCTGCCGGCACTGTTGCAATTTTCATATCCCGGTCAGCGGTAAAGGTACAACCGTAGCTTACAGAATCACCTTTTTTCAAAATTTTAATCTGCGAAATAACCGCTTTAAGGCAAAGTGTTTCTTTTAAATCCAGAGGATTTTGCACCTCTTCGGAGGGTTGCAAGCCATAAAGCACAATCCCTGCACGCACCATGTCCAGCTGATATTCCGGAAAGTCTGCAATGGTTGCACTATTTGCACAATGTCTTATGGCAAACTTAACCCCTGCACGCTCCAGCTCATTTACTGTCCGCATAAAGTTATCATACTGCATTCCGGTGTACGAAACACCGCCTTTACCACCGTCCGCCAAAGCAAAATGGGTAAAAATACCTTCCGGGTCAAATACCGGCTTTTGACATATTTTCAAAATAGCTTCGGAGCAGGAATCGTGCTTGGCGTCAAATCCGATTCTGCCCATACCGGTATCCAGTTTAATATGTATTTTGATTTTAACCTTTTTTTCTTCTGCACAAAACGCCAGTTTCTCTGCGTACTCGTCAGAAAATACCGACTGCGAAATATTATGCTTGGCTAACAAATCCACGCAATCAGCAGGCGTATAACCTAAAATAAGAATTGGCTTGCGAATTCCGTTTTCACGAAGCTGTAACGCCTCTTCAATATTGGAAACCGCAAAAAAATCTGCACCTAAGTTTTCATAGAGCGGTGCAAGACAAACTGCTCCGTGGCCATAAGCATTTGCTTTTACCACACAGCAAATCTTTGTATCTTTATTGACTTTGGCTTTAACCTGCTCAAAATTATGACAAATTGCATCTAAGTCAACCTCTGCCCAGTAGCGCTTTCTTTGTGTCAGCATTGATTTCACTCCCAATATTATTCTAAATTCTCCAAAATAACTGCACTTGCTCGCTCCACACCGTACATGTCCGCAAGCTTTAAGCTTTCTTCACGGAAAACGGCAACATCTCTTTTTTCAAACAACTCCTGTATAGCTTTCCCGATTGCCTCCGCATCCTTTGGCGGAACTAAAAGTCCGTTTTTTTCGTGAAAAACAAAATTGTTGTTGTACTTAAAATCAGTAGCAATGACAGGTAACCCTGCATAAAAGGCATCAATCAATGTGCCTGCAAAGCCTTCTCCCTCGTAGTAAGTCGGAAACAAAAGTGCGTCAAACATTTTCAGTGTTTTTACACTTTGGTCAAACGGCACCTCTCCACCATAGCACACCACATTCTTATACTGTGTCAGCAGATTATGAAACTCCGTTTCGTAATCTGCTTCGATTGTACCATACACCGTAAGCCTGTAGTTAAGGTTTCCGTGTTCATTGGCATACTGTACACCCTGTATTGCCTCCAAAATGCCTTTTTCCTGCGTCACACGGGAAAACGTACAAAGCATAACCGGATCGGAGACCATTTTTTTAACAGCGTTCACCTTATTTTCAAAAGGCTTGAAGTTTGGCATAAGATATACATTCTCAAAGCCCATATTCCGAAGTTTTTGTACCATATCTTCGGTTTCAGGGTATATTCCTGAAAACGTTTTCATTATGCCGGCAAGCACTTTTCTTTTACTCAGAAACGCAGGCAACCAACCGCCAATAACTACAAAATGCATGTCTTTGCCCGAAAAGCCGTTTAAAGCATACAGTATCGGCAAAAGGAGCCTTAAACCGTTTTGTGCAAGCAAAACAACCTTTTTGTTACATTGCTTCTGCAAAACACAAGCATCTTTCATTATGCGAAGCAAGCTTTTGAAACCGCCGTCAGTATCTTTTTTAAGTACATTTTCGCTGCCGAAGTTCTGCTCTAAAACATATGCCACCGACAAAGTTTTCACCGTTTGTCCGTTCAGCTTTGTTTTCCCGAACCCGAAGTGTCCGAAAATTCCGACTTTCTTTTTCATCTCTTACTCCCTGCAGTTCTTTTTGCATACCACAATTTCTTATATACTCCACATATCATATTTAATCCTGTTAATAGGATGCTTTGAAATTTTCCTCTGTTATCACACAGCCGATATAACAGATAATGATAACGGATTAAAACCGAAAGTTTTTGCCCTGATACCGAGTCTGTTCTTTTTCTGTATACCGCTAAACATTCGTCCAGTAAATGTAAATCGGCTTTTTTTATCAACTTTAGCCACATGGCATAGTCGTTATTTCTTTCAATGGGATATATTTCCAGATCCCCAAGCTGAGCTTTGTCATACATAACCGTAAGGCATCCGGGCCAGCAATACGCATACATGCCGCGTTCAGAAACTGTTTCGGGTCCCGAAACACGCTTGCCCGACCGATTGCCCGTTTCATCCATTTCTTCATAGGCAGTATACGAAAAAGCATACCCTTTTTGTTCCATAAATGCAATCTGATTCTCGAGTTTTTCAGGTAGCCATAAATCATCACTGTCTAAAAAAGCAACATATTTGCCTTTTGCATTCCGCAAAGCAAAATTACGGCAAATTGCCGCACCCATTCGACTGTTATTTTTAAAATAGCGGATTCTTGAATCATTAAACATTCGTATAATTTCTTCGGTGTTGTCTGTAGACGCATCGTCCACAATCAAAAGCTCGAAATTCTCATACGTCTGATTCAGCACAGAGGTAACAGCATCTTGAATATATGCTCCGCTGTTATATGCCGGCATAATAACCGATACCATTTTATGCCCCCTTTTTAAATTCC harbors:
- a CDS encoding calcium-translocating P-type ATPase, PMCA-type, with protein sequence MDFYTLTKQETVKQTQSSLTGLTEHEAQKRLQKNGKNELKDTEQKGLIAVFLSQFKDFLVIILIIAAVISMFLGDIESSVVILAVITVNAILGTVQELKAQASLNSLKAMSSPSAKVYRDGQLRVIDKSDLVVGDVVLVEAGDYIAADGRILDNASLKSDESSLTGESVPVEKEDTDIHEEKPLGDRKNMLYSGSFATYGRATILVTAIGMQTEIGKIATLLQNTKEKKTPLQASLDNFGKVLSIGILFICALVFMLSVFRGEPMQDAFIFAVALAVAAIPEALSSIVTIVLSGGTQKLARENAIIRKLQAVEGLGSVSVICSDKTGTLTQNKMSVQKLFFDGEIVDKDATLTERQAQLVIDGALCNDAKDKDGQEIGDPTEVALIQFSNKHNLHYEEVQTKYPRLAEIPFDSHRKLMSTVHKIGPNYKMLTKGATDVLLPRILEMKTADGKKTFTAEDAEKVMQANLTFSENGLRVLCVCEKDVPDLNITVEDENGYILLGLIAMQDPPRAESKDAVAKCKSAGITPVMITGDHLITACAIAKEIGILTDDKRGVEGKEIEKMTDEELKDFVKDVAVYARVSPEHKIRIVNAWQSSGYIVSMTGDGVNDAPALKQADVGVAMGITGSEVAKDAASMVLTDDNFATIVKAIENGRNIYNNIQKTIQFLLSGNLAAIITVLFASLCALPVPFMAVHLLFINLLTDSLPAIALGVEPHNDAVMLEKPRPKKQSILTKKILASIGLEGFVISVATIVAYLFGLQSSPETASTMAFATLCLSRLFHGFNCKQDMPLWFSKKLLNNKSLLYAFGIGLLCLNAVLFIPFLHGIFEVSTLKTVEVLCIYGFAFGTFLVIQLLKSVRKILKK
- a CDS encoding radical SAM protein, which translates into the protein MHSCTLCPRNCGADRSNGQKGVCGETETVRLSRAALHFWEEPCISGKKGSGTVFFSGCSMRCVYCQNREISMGDAGKAVSNQRLADIFIELQGKGAENINLVTPTHFVPQIIYAVKLAREKGLLLPIVYNTSGYETEETIESLSGIVDVYLTDFKYMSARLSEQYSKASNYAEIAKKAVHKMVLHQPRPVFENGMLKKGVIVRHLILPGCVIDSKAILKYLHQTYDDKILLSIMRQFTPYKIPAEFAELNRTVTDAEYASVIRYALRIGIENAFVQGKEAAKESFIPPFTYEGV
- the murI gene encoding glutamate racemase, whose product is MTKANQPIAVLDSGIGGISVLKELVKLMPNEKFIYFGDFDNAPYGTKTMQEVREITIKNTRMLMEMGVKALVVACNTATGAAVRALREMYPDFPLVGIEPAVKPAVTEKADPTVLILATPLTLKQEKFEALLSRVATDNAEIICLPCPGLMEIIDEGHVSGEEIDSYLQNLFKDIPKDKIDSVVLGCTHYPHAKEAIVKALGGNVKVYDGGLGTAKEAKRRIELLMLQAPEEQQGSVTFLNCDGHEEKIRIAERFLYDA
- a CDS encoding DUF3006 domain-containing protein, whose protein sequence is MRYTVDRITEKFVVLQNDNGVSGQVDKALFNFLEEGDVLSVTVDSAETHATKDTMKAKLHSLFQKGQKDDES
- a CDS encoding MBL fold metallo-hydrolase, giving the protein MKFNRACAVILLCVILCLCGCAQTSVRDAVSTEGILAVHMIDVDDAESLFVELPDGETLLIDGGESWNGEDIVAYIRNLGYERIDTVIATHPHSDHIGGLPQIIASFDVGQMYLPDVVHTTKTYEQLLDLLETENVTVKQAKADVVLYDKEYSGVFLAPCSDEYSSLNNYSAVLQLKYKEKTFLFTGDAEKLSEKEMLKRYGKKLKADVLKVCHHGSESSSSEKFLQAVSPEIALISADGPEGKYENPDEEVVKSLEKNGAKVYRTDLHGNLLLKTDGVYWRK
- the alr gene encoding alanine racemase; the encoded protein is MTQRKRYWAEVDLDAICHNFEQVKAKVNKDTKICCVVKANAYGHGAVCLAPLYENLGADFFAVSNIEEALQLRENGIRKPILILGYTPADCVDLLAKHNISQSVFSDEYAEKLAFCAEEKKVKIKIHIKLDTGMGRIGFDAKHDSCSEAILKICQKPVFDPEGIFTHFALADGGKGGVSYTGMQYDNFMRTVNELERAGVKFAIRHCANSATIADFPEYQLDMVRAGIVLYGLQPSEEVQNPLDLKETLCLKAVISQIKILKKGDSVSYGCTFTADRDMKIATVPAGYADGYWRSNSKNGAYLLVNGHRAPIVGRVCMDQLMVDVSEIETIRVGDVVTVMGTEGVEKIDAEALARLNHTIGYEILCAVGERVPRIYKKGQEIVAVKDSIVSAGLITE
- a CDS encoding glycosyltransferase codes for the protein MKKKVGIFGHFGFGKTKLNGQTVKTLSVAYVLEQNFGSENVLKKDTDGGFKSLLRIMKDACVLQKQCNKKVVLLAQNGLRLLLPILYALNGFSGKDMHFVVIGGWLPAFLSKRKVLAGIMKTFSGIYPETEDMVQKLRNMGFENVYLMPNFKPFENKVNAVKKMVSDPVMLCTFSRVTQEKGILEAIQGVQYANEHGNLNYRLTVYGTIEADYETEFHNLLTQYKNVVCYGGEVPFDQSVKTLKMFDALLFPTYYEGEGFAGTLIDAFYAGLPVIATDFKYNNNFVFHEKNGLLVPPKDAEAIGKAIQELFEKRDVAVFREESLKLADMYGVERASAVILENLE
- a CDS encoding glycosyltransferase family 2 protein, giving the protein MVSVIMPAYNSGAYIQDAVTSVLNQTYENFELLIVDDASTDNTEEIIRMFNDSRIRYFKNNSRMGAAICRNFALRNAKGKYVAFLDSDDLWLPEKLENQIAFMEQKGYAFSYTAYEEMDETGNRSGKRVSGPETVSERGMYAYCWPGCLTVMYDKAQLGDLEIYPIERNNDYAMWLKLIKKADLHLLDECLAVYRKRTDSVSGQKLSVLIRYHYLLYRLCDNRGKFQSILLTGLNMICGVYKKLWYAKRTAGSKR